One genomic window of Streptomyces sp. NBC_01498 includes the following:
- a CDS encoding VOC family protein, with protein MDETTGSPGGGQPLAPVGASAVTLQITIDCADPARLVDFWAEALGYVPEPPPGGYATWREYWKAGGVPEEELPEGAGETPESIVSPTGAGPRVWFQPVPEGKTVKNRLHLDLKLGGGDREAPLAVRKERITAKKDQLTAAGATLLRVTDDPSAGYFSALLADPEGNEFCVAW; from the coding sequence ATGGACGAAACGACAGGGTCACCAGGGGGCGGGCAGCCGTTGGCGCCGGTCGGGGCTTCGGCGGTCACGTTGCAGATCACGATCGACTGCGCGGACCCGGCGCGGCTCGTGGACTTCTGGGCCGAGGCGCTCGGCTATGTGCCGGAGCCGCCGCCGGGCGGGTACGCGACATGGCGGGAGTACTGGAAGGCGGGGGGAGTTCCGGAGGAGGAGCTGCCGGAGGGGGCGGGCGAGACCCCGGAGTCGATCGTTTCTCCGACGGGGGCCGGGCCGCGGGTGTGGTTCCAGCCCGTGCCCGAGGGCAAGACCGTGAAGAACCGGCTGCATCTGGATCTGAAACTGGGCGGCGGTGACCGGGAAGCGCCGCTGGCGGTCCGGAAGGAGCGGATCACGGCCAAGAAGGACCAGTTGACGGCGGCGGGCGCGACGCTGCTGCGGGTGACGGACGACCCGTCCGCCGGCTACTTCTCGGCTCTGCTCGCGGATCCGGAGGGAAACGAGTTCTGCGTGGCCTGGTGA
- a CDS encoding TetR/AcrR family transcriptional regulator, which translates to MSPRAGLTTDRLVRAGAVLADEVGFEQVTVSALARQFDVKVASLYSHLKSSKDLKTRIALLALEEMADRVSTALAGRAGKDALAAFADVYRDYAREHPGRYAAARTPLDPETAAASAGPRHSRMTRAILRGYDLPEPDQTHAVRLLGSVFHGYISLESSGGFSHSTPGSEETWVWIVDRLDALLRTWPAPTP; encoded by the coding sequence ATGTCCCCCCGCGCAGGCCTCACCACCGACCGGCTCGTACGGGCGGGCGCCGTGCTCGCCGACGAGGTCGGCTTCGAGCAGGTGACCGTCTCCGCGCTCGCCCGGCAGTTCGATGTCAAGGTCGCGAGTCTGTACTCGCACCTGAAAAGCTCCAAGGACCTCAAGACCCGCATCGCCCTCCTCGCCCTGGAGGAGATGGCCGACCGCGTCTCCACCGCCCTCGCCGGGCGTGCGGGCAAGGACGCCCTCGCCGCCTTCGCCGACGTCTACCGCGACTACGCCCGCGAGCACCCCGGCCGCTACGCCGCCGCCCGCACGCCTCTCGACCCGGAGACCGCGGCGGCGAGCGCCGGGCCCCGGCACTCCCGGATGACGCGGGCGATCCTGCGCGGGTACGACCTGCCGGAACCGGACCAGACCCATGCCGTACGGCTGCTGGGCAGCGTCTTCCACGGCTACATCAGCCTGGAGTCGTCCGGCGGCTTCAGCCACAGCACACCCGGCTCCGAGGAGACCTGGGTGTGGATCGTCGACCGCCTCGACGCCCTGCTGCGCACCTGGCCCGCCCCCACTCCCTGA
- a CDS encoding SGNH/GDSL hydrolase family protein codes for MSTDPHQDPDPDPHQNQDGHAPRPWTTTPLTPALLRGALDLERTARGVLPHRLPAAARARNTDPGLAMAEAQPSGVRLVFRTRATAVELETLPTKRVYAGAPPRPDGLYDLLVDGLPAGRGTVAGGNVLTLDMTAGTADMRPGPTGTLRFDGLPAREKDVESWLPHNETTELVALRTDAPVGPVPDRGRPVWLHHGSSISQGSDAASPTTTWPALAASLGGVDLMNLGLSGSALLDPFTARAMRDTPADLISVKIGINLVNTDLMRLRAFTAAVHGFLDTLRDGHPTTPLLVVSPTWCRIHETAPGPSLPDFSGMSEGRLCFRAAGDPAEVASGKLTLSVVRDELARIVTGRAPDDPYLRYLDGRELYGERDYAELPLPDELHPDAAAHRRIGERFAALAFTPSGPLDPHRRPPADPRP; via the coding sequence ATGAGCACCGACCCGCACCAGGACCCCGACCCCGACCCCCACCAGAACCAGGACGGGCACGCGCCCCGCCCCTGGACCACCACTCCCCTCACCCCCGCCCTCCTGCGCGGCGCCCTCGATCTGGAGCGGACCGCGCGCGGTGTCCTCCCGCACCGGCTGCCCGCCGCCGCCCGCGCGCGCAACACCGACCCCGGGCTCGCCATGGCCGAGGCCCAGCCCTCCGGCGTACGGCTCGTCTTCCGTACCCGCGCCACCGCCGTCGAGCTGGAGACCCTCCCCACCAAGCGCGTCTACGCGGGCGCCCCGCCCCGCCCCGACGGCCTGTACGACCTGCTGGTCGACGGTCTCCCGGCCGGCCGGGGCACCGTCGCGGGCGGCAACGTCCTGACCCTCGACATGACCGCCGGAACCGCCGACATGCGCCCCGGCCCCACCGGCACCCTCCGCTTCGACGGCCTGCCCGCCCGCGAGAAGGACGTCGAGAGCTGGCTGCCGCACAACGAGACCACCGAGCTCGTCGCCCTGCGCACCGACGCCCCCGTGGGACCCGTACCCGACCGGGGCCGTCCGGTGTGGCTGCATCACGGCAGCTCCATCAGCCAGGGCTCCGACGCCGCGAGCCCCACCACGACCTGGCCCGCCCTCGCCGCCTCCCTCGGCGGCGTGGACCTGATGAACCTCGGCCTGTCCGGCAGCGCCCTGCTGGACCCGTTCACCGCGCGGGCGATGCGCGACACCCCGGCCGACCTGATCAGCGTCAAGATCGGCATCAACCTCGTCAACACCGACCTGATGCGGCTGCGTGCCTTCACCGCCGCCGTCCACGGCTTCCTCGACACCCTCCGCGACGGCCACCCCACGACCCCGCTGCTGGTCGTCTCACCGACCTGGTGCCGTATCCACGAGACCGCCCCCGGCCCCAGCCTCCCGGACTTCTCCGGCATGAGCGAGGGACGGCTGTGCTTCCGGGCGGCGGGCGATCCGGCCGAAGTGGCAAGCGGGAAGCTGACGTTGAGCGTCGTACGGGACGAGCTGGCCCGGATCGTGACGGGGCGGGCGCCCGACGACCCGTATCTCCGTTACCTGGACGGCCGCGAGCTGTACGGCGAGCGGGACTACGCCGAACTCCCGCTCCCCGACGAGCTCCACCCGGACGCCGCCGCCCACCGCCGTATCGGCGAACGCTTCGCCGCCCTGGCGTTCACCCCGTCCGGCCCGCTCGACCCGCACCGCCGACCGCCGGCCGACCCCCGCCCCTGA
- a CDS encoding RCC1 domain-containing protein, with the protein MRRSRALLTATLTAGLVITPLATVTAAAPAKDPSVLSWGAGRTGQLGNGTTKDSATPVPVKSLVRGDVDKIAAGGTSSEDSFALALADEHVTSWGHNASGQLGNGDRTTRTVPTAVARLTEIKDIAAGGEHGLALDEAGQVYSWGDNNYGQLGNNRTGDNSTAPNRVMGMPKIMQVSAGCDFSLALAETGRVYAWGRGVFGQLGSGTRATSSMPRQIEGLEDITEIDAGCHHALALTGDKTVKSWGKNASGQLGNSSTTNSTVPVDVDWLEDISDIEAGAHHNYVRAADGRVWGWGDNQNNQLLEADPAAAKGTKTYTNRTAPIDIPRLQDAQQIAAGAHHGIAVFGEDIFAWGHNTEGQVGDNGAAPATSSVHTLHVDPAAEHVAASLGGNTSYAY; encoded by the coding sequence ATGCGCCGTAGCCGCGCACTCCTGACCGCCACCCTCACCGCCGGTCTCGTCATCACCCCGCTGGCCACGGTCACCGCCGCCGCCCCGGCCAAGGACCCGTCCGTGCTGAGCTGGGGCGCCGGCCGTACCGGTCAGCTCGGCAACGGCACGACCAAGGACAGCGCCACCCCCGTACCCGTGAAGTCCCTCGTGCGCGGCGACGTCGACAAGATCGCCGCGGGCGGTACGTCCTCGGAAGACTCCTTCGCCCTCGCCCTCGCCGACGAGCACGTGACGTCCTGGGGCCACAACGCGTCCGGCCAGCTCGGCAACGGCGACCGCACCACCCGCACCGTCCCCACCGCCGTCGCGCGCCTGACCGAGATCAAGGACATCGCCGCGGGCGGCGAGCACGGGCTCGCGCTGGACGAGGCCGGCCAGGTCTACTCCTGGGGCGACAACAACTACGGCCAGCTCGGCAACAACCGCACCGGCGACAACAGCACCGCCCCCAACCGGGTCATGGGCATGCCGAAGATCATGCAGGTCTCGGCCGGCTGCGACTTCAGCCTCGCGCTCGCGGAGACCGGCAGGGTGTACGCGTGGGGCCGGGGCGTCTTCGGCCAGCTCGGCAGCGGCACCCGCGCCACCAGCTCCATGCCCCGGCAGATCGAGGGCCTGGAGGACATCACCGAGATCGACGCCGGCTGCCACCACGCACTCGCGCTGACCGGCGACAAGACCGTCAAGTCGTGGGGCAAGAACGCCTCCGGCCAGCTCGGCAACTCCTCCACCACGAACAGCACCGTGCCCGTCGACGTCGACTGGCTCGAAGACATCAGCGACATCGAGGCCGGCGCCCACCACAACTACGTCCGGGCCGCGGACGGCCGGGTCTGGGGCTGGGGCGACAACCAGAACAACCAGCTTCTGGAAGCCGACCCGGCCGCCGCCAAGGGCACGAAGACCTACACCAACCGTACGGCTCCGATCGACATCCCCCGCCTCCAGGACGCCCAGCAGATCGCGGCCGGCGCCCACCACGGCATCGCCGTCTTCGGCGAGGACATCTTCGCCTGGGGCCACAACACCGAGGGCCAGGTCGGCGACAACGGCGCCGCGCCCGCCACCTCGTCGGTCCACACCCTGCACGTCGACCCGGCGGCCGAACACGTCGCGGCCTCCCTGGGCGGCAACACGAGCTACGCCTACTGA